One window of the Paenibacillus beijingensis genome contains the following:
- a CDS encoding family 10 glycosylhydrolase translates to MKFRLLRLLLSWLLLLTVTLSAAGQAARAAEPRITLYLDGQKIESDVSPYILAKVNVTMVPMRVISEGLGASIVWNSADRTVTVRSPDTTIVMTLNRNTATVNGKKVNLDASVQFKLNRTMVPLRFVSEQLGLKVEWDQTTKSVKLMTSGATEPGDDPSSGPAQPGNEPGSPGGGSGFYDSYTTVRGAWISTVFNLDWPSNASKGIVSKQKEEFAGLLDKLQALGINTVFVQVRPAGDALYPSAAVPWSKVLTGMQGQNPGYDPLAFMVEEAHKRGMKFQAWFNPFRANTDASVNGLAPNHVSLLHPDWIVNAGGKSYINPGIAEARQHIIDTILEVVNGYNIDGIHLDDYFYPANTAFNDDAAYLAYAANNTIGLMNRDDWRRSNINAFVQQLDVSIHAVKPRLDFGISPFGVWRNKAADATGSDTRASVTAYDSMYADVRTWIQNGWIDYVVPQVYWSFALDAAPYDKVTEWWVNEVKGTGVRLYIGHAPYKLGTTKEVGWSTSDEIINQLKYNRNHIEISGDIYFSAKDLLKNPLNIVGRLTAFYQTGD, encoded by the coding sequence ATGAAGTTTCGATTGTTACGCTTGCTGCTCAGTTGGCTGCTTCTGTTAACCGTCACGCTTTCGGCAGCCGGTCAAGCGGCCAGAGCGGCGGAGCCACGAATTACACTCTATTTGGACGGACAAAAAATCGAGAGCGACGTGTCTCCTTACATTTTGGCCAAAGTCAACGTGACGATGGTTCCGATGCGGGTCATCAGCGAAGGGTTGGGGGCGTCAATCGTTTGGAATTCTGCAGACCGAACCGTCACCGTCCGTTCGCCCGACACGACGATCGTCATGACTTTGAACCGGAATACGGCGACCGTTAATGGAAAAAAGGTAAATCTGGACGCTTCCGTCCAGTTTAAGCTGAACCGCACGATGGTTCCGCTCCGGTTTGTCAGTGAACAGCTCGGCCTCAAGGTAGAGTGGGATCAAACGACGAAAAGCGTCAAGTTGATGACCTCGGGTGCTACAGAGCCGGGAGACGATCCTTCCTCCGGCCCTGCACAGCCGGGGAATGAGCCGGGATCGCCGGGCGGCGGCAGCGGCTTTTATGACAGCTATACGACCGTCCGGGGAGCGTGGATCTCCACCGTCTTCAATCTGGATTGGCCGTCAAACGCCTCAAAAGGAATTGTGTCCAAGCAGAAAGAGGAGTTTGCCGGCCTACTGGATAAACTTCAGGCGCTCGGCATAAACACGGTGTTCGTGCAGGTGCGTCCTGCCGGGGACGCGCTGTACCCATCGGCGGCCGTTCCTTGGTCCAAGGTACTGACGGGGATGCAAGGTCAAAATCCCGGCTACGATCCGCTTGCCTTTATGGTGGAGGAAGCGCATAAGCGGGGCATGAAATTCCAGGCGTGGTTCAACCCTTTCCGCGCGAATACGGATGCTTCCGTCAATGGACTGGCGCCAAACCACGTATCGCTGCTGCATCCCGACTGGATTGTCAATGCGGGCGGCAAATCTTACATTAACCCCGGCATCGCAGAAGCGCGGCAGCATATTATAGACACGATCCTGGAAGTTGTGAACGGGTACAATATCGACGGCATTCATCTCGATGATTATTTTTACCCGGCCAATACGGCCTTTAACGACGATGCCGCCTATCTGGCCTATGCCGCGAACAATACGATCGGCTTAATGAACCGAGACGATTGGCGGCGCAGCAACATTAACGCATTCGTGCAGCAATTGGACGTCTCGATCCATGCCGTCAAGCCGAGGCTCGACTTTGGCATAAGTCCGTTCGGGGTATGGCGCAATAAAGCAGCCGATGCAACAGGCTCGGATACGAGAGCAAGCGTGACCGCATACGACAGCATGTACGCGGATGTGCGCACCTGGATCCAAAACGGCTGGATCGATTATGTCGTGCCTCAAGTGTACTGGAGCTTTGCGTTAGATGCAGCCCCTTACGACAAAGTGACCGAATGGTGGGTAAACGAAGTGAAAGGCACCGGCGTCCGGCTCTATATCGGGCATGCCCCTTACAAGCTCGGTACGACGAAGGAAGTCGGCTGGTCGACGTCCGACGAAATCATCAATCAGTTGAAGTACAACCGCAATCATATTGAAATTAGCGGCGACATCTATTTCAGCGCTAAAGATTTGCTCAAAAATCCGCTAAATATCGTCGGCAGGCTGACCGCTTTCTATCAAACCGGCGACTGA
- the polA gene encoding DNA polymerase I, translating into MDKWILIDGNSIANRAFYAMPPLTNSAGLHTNAVYGFTTMLLKLLEEEKPTHLLVAFDAGKVTFRHEGFSDYKGTRAKTPPELSEQFPIMKELLKAFGIAQFELAGYEADDIIGTMTRLADEKGVETLVVSGDKDMLQLASSKVSIAVTRKGVSEVERFTPETVNEKYGLKPHQIIDLKGLMGDTSDNIPGIPGVGEKTALKLLHEYGSVEGVLENTGELKGKMKERVEQHRDDALMSKKLATIFREVPLEGAEGGIAYGGFDAESVSAMFAKLEFRSLTERLNLSAPGAAQGAPKAELNVVPVDPGDTEAASLLAAAFKKPNALFLESVGDNPHHADIIGAALAAEDTVYVLPKALLEGAEGQFVRDWLSDPEASKIGCDLHRTELVLARLGVHLQGAEFDIQLAAYLLDPTESDQSVSGIAQRSGLPAVASDESVYGKGAKFKVPDNATLYAHLASKADAVRAIAPLQRAELEKSGMNRLYYELEQPLAVVLADMEKQGIKVDAETIQQLGKDLEHGIESSVSEIYRHAGTEFNINSPKQLGEILFDKLGLPVMKKTKTGYSTDADVLEKLEPYHDIIPLILHYRQLAKLQSTYVEGLLKEVRSETGKIHTYYRQTIAATGRLSSQYPNLQNIPIRLEEGRKIRKAFVPSEPGWYILAADYSQIELRVLAHISGDERLKEAFIHDMDIHTKTAMDVFGVSETQVDANMRRSAKAVNFGIVYGISDFGLSQNLNITRKEAAKFIEQYFDVFKGVRKYMDDIVMQARQDGYVKTLLERRRYLPEIKASNFNLRSFAERTAMNTPIQGTAADIIKLAMVRMQERLREEGLKSRMLLQVHDELVFEVPEDELEKMKTLVPEVMEGALALDVPLKADVNYGINWYEAK; encoded by the coding sequence ATGGATAAATGGATTTTGATCGACGGAAACAGCATCGCCAACCGGGCTTTCTACGCGATGCCGCCGCTGACCAATTCGGCCGGATTACATACGAATGCGGTTTACGGGTTCACGACGATGCTTTTGAAGCTGTTGGAGGAGGAAAAGCCGACCCATTTGCTCGTCGCGTTCGACGCCGGCAAAGTGACGTTCCGCCACGAAGGGTTCAGCGACTATAAAGGAACGCGCGCGAAGACGCCGCCGGAGCTCTCCGAGCAGTTTCCGATTATGAAGGAGCTGCTGAAAGCGTTCGGAATCGCCCAGTTCGAGCTTGCAGGGTATGAAGCGGACGACATTATCGGAACGATGACGCGGCTTGCCGACGAGAAGGGCGTGGAGACGCTCGTCGTCTCCGGCGACAAGGATATGCTGCAGCTCGCGTCTAGCAAGGTGTCGATTGCGGTTACCCGCAAAGGCGTGAGCGAAGTGGAGCGGTTTACGCCGGAGACGGTCAATGAGAAATACGGGCTGAAGCCGCACCAGATTATCGACCTGAAAGGGCTGATGGGCGATACGTCGGACAATATTCCCGGCATTCCGGGCGTAGGCGAGAAGACCGCACTCAAGCTGCTGCATGAATACGGCTCGGTTGAAGGTGTTCTGGAGAACACCGGTGAGCTGAAGGGCAAAATGAAAGAGCGTGTCGAGCAGCATCGTGATGACGCCCTTATGAGCAAAAAACTGGCGACGATCTTCCGCGAAGTTCCGCTGGAGGGCGCGGAGGGCGGCATCGCTTATGGCGGCTTCGACGCCGAATCGGTGTCGGCCATGTTCGCGAAGCTGGAGTTCCGTTCGCTGACGGAGCGGCTGAACTTGTCCGCCCCCGGTGCGGCCCAAGGGGCGCCGAAAGCGGAGCTGAACGTAGTGCCGGTAGATCCAGGCGATACAGAGGCGGCATCCTTGCTAGCGGCGGCATTCAAGAAGCCGAACGCGCTTTTCTTGGAATCGGTCGGCGACAATCCGCATCATGCGGACATTATCGGGGCGGCGCTGGCTGCTGAAGATACCGTCTATGTGCTCCCTAAGGCGCTGCTGGAAGGGGCAGAAGGGCAGTTTGTCCGCGACTGGCTGTCCGATCCGGAAGCTTCCAAGATCGGCTGCGATCTGCACCGTACGGAGCTGGTGCTTGCAAGGCTGGGCGTTCATCTGCAGGGTGCGGAGTTCGATATTCAGCTCGCCGCTTATTTGCTCGACCCGACGGAAAGCGATCAGAGCGTCAGCGGCATTGCCCAGCGCAGCGGGCTGCCGGCGGTAGCTTCCGACGAATCGGTATACGGCAAAGGCGCCAAGTTTAAAGTGCCGGACAACGCAACGCTCTACGCCCATCTTGCTTCCAAGGCCGACGCGGTCCGCGCCATTGCGCCGCTGCAGCGGGCGGAGCTTGAGAAGAGCGGCATGAACCGGCTCTATTATGAGCTGGAGCAGCCGCTCGCGGTCGTGCTGGCCGACATGGAAAAGCAGGGAATTAAAGTCGATGCCGAAACGATCCAGCAGCTGGGCAAAGATTTGGAGCACGGGATCGAATCTTCGGTGAGCGAAATATACAGACACGCGGGAACCGAGTTCAACATCAATTCCCCGAAGCAGCTGGGCGAAATATTGTTCGATAAGCTGGGACTGCCGGTCATGAAAAAAACAAAAACCGGTTATTCCACCGATGCGGATGTGCTGGAGAAGCTGGAGCCGTATCACGATATCATTCCGCTTATCCTTCACTACCGCCAACTGGCGAAGCTGCAGTCCACCTACGTGGAAGGTTTGCTGAAGGAAGTGCGGAGCGAAACCGGCAAAATCCACACGTACTACCGGCAGACGATTGCCGCAACCGGCCGTCTGTCCAGCCAGTACCCGAACTTGCAGAACATTCCGATCCGGCTGGAGGAAGGACGGAAAATCCGCAAGGCGTTTGTTCCGTCCGAGCCGGGCTGGTACATTTTGGCGGCGGACTACTCGCAGATTGAGCTGCGGGTGCTGGCCCATATTTCCGGCGACGAACGGCTGAAGGAAGCTTTTATCCACGACATGGATATCCATACGAAAACGGCAATGGACGTGTTTGGCGTATCGGAGACGCAGGTGGATGCCAACATGCGGCGTTCGGCCAAAGCGGTCAATTTCGGAATCGTATACGGCATCAGCGATTTCGGACTGTCGCAAAACCTGAACATTACGCGAAAAGAAGCCGCCAAGTTTATCGAGCAATATTTTGACGTATTCAAAGGCGTGCGCAAATATATGGACGATATCGTCATGCAGGCGCGTCAGGACGGTTATGTGAAGACGCTGCTGGAGCGCCGCCGTTACTTGCCGGAAATCAAGGCGTCTAACTTTAATCTGCGTTCGTTTGCCGAGCGGACGGCGATGAATACGCCGATTCAAGGGACGGCCGCGGATATTATTAAGCTCGCAATGGTGCGGATGCAGGAGCGTCTGCGCGAAGAAGGGTTGAAGAGCCGCATGCTGCTTCAGGTGCATGACGAACTTGTATTTGAAGTGCCGGAGGATGAGCTGGAGAAGATGAAGACGCTCGTGCCGGAAGTGATGGAAGGGGCGCTTGCGCTCGATGTTCCGCTTAAGGCGGACGTGAATTACGGCATCAATTGGTACGAGGCGAAGTAA
- the nrdR gene encoding transcriptional regulator NrdR, translating to MKCPYCDYAGTKVLDSRPANENKSIRRRRECEQCSRRFTTFEMVEETPLIVIKKDGSREEFSRDKILRGLIRACEKRPVSVERLEVIVSEAEKELRTTAKAEVESREIGELVMAQLYPVDEVAYVRFASVYRQFKDIDMFMKELTSLLSRPPMNEEQQE from the coding sequence GTGAAATGTCCTTATTGCGATTATGCCGGCACCAAGGTGCTGGATTCCCGTCCCGCGAACGAAAATAAATCGATCCGCCGCCGCCGCGAATGCGAGCAGTGCAGCCGACGTTTTACGACGTTCGAGATGGTGGAGGAAACGCCGCTGATCGTCATCAAGAAAGACGGCAGCCGCGAAGAATTCAGCCGCGACAAAATATTGCGGGGATTGATCCGCGCTTGCGAGAAGCGTCCCGTCTCGGTGGAGAGGCTGGAAGTGATCGTATCCGAAGCGGAAAAGGAGCTGCGGACGACAGCAAAGGCAGAAGTGGAAAGCCGCGAAATCGGCGAGCTGGTCATGGCCCAGCTGTACCCGGTGGACGAGGTGGCTTATGTCCGCTTTGCCTCCGTTTACCGCCAGTTCAAGGACATCGACATGTTCATGAAAGAGCTTACGAGTCTGCTCTCCAGACCTCCGATGAATGAGGAACAACAAGAGTAG
- a CDS encoding Gfo/Idh/MocA family protein, which translates to MKKISAIVLGAGARGARAYAPYALKYPHELEIAAVAEPSDERRTAFAHEYSLPQHRVYSNWQEVLEQERFADAIIVSTQDRMHFEPTMRALEKGYHVLLEKPMSPSPEECIRMAEASKRNDRLLTVCHVLRYSPFWSAIKAMIEDGKIGDVVSVQLNENVGYFHMAHSFVRGNWRNARESSPMILAKSCHDMDILLWLVGQDCTRVSSYGSLFHFHEGNAPEGSTDRCTDGCLVEHECPYSAPRFYLNAGDRWKQYITEDLSGEGVIRALKEGPYGRCVYRTDNDVVDHQVVNLEFANGSTATFSMCGFTHDSTRGVQIMGTHGEIRGYMETGEITLHDFVSGDRVTRICSDFGDRHGGGDEGIMRRFLRDIRTYSGQISLTSADVSLQSHLMAFAAEQSRKAAGQSIELESFKQSFISGAKGAGFENGSL; encoded by the coding sequence ATGAAAAAGATTTCGGCGATCGTGCTCGGAGCGGGCGCGCGCGGAGCGAGAGCTTATGCCCCGTATGCGCTGAAGTATCCGCATGAACTGGAAATTGCAGCGGTTGCCGAGCCTTCGGATGAGAGGCGGACCGCATTCGCACATGAATATTCGCTGCCTCAGCACCGTGTTTACTCGAATTGGCAGGAGGTTCTGGAGCAGGAACGGTTTGCGGATGCAATCATCGTCAGCACGCAGGACCGGATGCATTTTGAACCGACGATGCGCGCTCTGGAGAAAGGATATCATGTCCTTTTGGAAAAGCCGATGTCGCCTTCGCCGGAGGAATGCATCCGGATGGCGGAAGCATCGAAGAGAAATGACCGTCTGCTGACGGTTTGCCATGTATTGCGGTATTCCCCCTTCTGGTCGGCGATCAAAGCGATGATTGAGGACGGCAAAATCGGCGATGTCGTCTCGGTTCAACTGAATGAGAATGTCGGCTATTTCCATATGGCGCACAGCTTTGTGCGCGGCAACTGGCGCAATGCGCGTGAGTCCAGCCCGATGATATTGGCGAAATCGTGCCACGATATGGACATTTTGCTGTGGCTTGTCGGACAGGACTGCACCCGGGTCAGCTCTTACGGCTCGTTGTTCCATTTTCATGAAGGAAATGCTCCCGAGGGCTCCACGGATCGGTGTACCGACGGATGTCTGGTCGAGCATGAATGCCCGTATTCCGCACCGCGGTTTTATCTCAATGCCGGGGACCGCTGGAAACAATATATTACCGAAGATCTTTCGGGTGAAGGCGTGATCCGAGCGCTGAAGGAAGGGCCGTACGGGCGCTGCGTCTACCGGACCGATAACGATGTGGTCGATCACCAGGTCGTCAATCTGGAGTTTGCGAACGGGTCGACGGCGACGTTCAGCATGTGCGGCTTCACTCACGACTCGACGAGAGGCGTTCAAATTATGGGGACGCACGGCGAAATAAGAGGTTATATGGAAACGGGCGAGATTACGCTGCACGATTTCGTATCGGGCGACAGAGTTACACGCATCTGCTCCGATTTTGGGGACCGCCACGGCGGAGGCGACGAGGGCATTATGCGCCGGTTTTTGCGGGACATCCGCACCTATAGCGGACAGATCAGCCTCACCTCGGCGGATGTATCGCTGCAGAGCCACCTTATGGCCTTTGCGGCGGAACAGTCGCGAAAGGCGGCTGGGCAGTCGATCGAATTGGAGTCGTTTAAGCAAAGTTTCATAAGCGGAGCAAAGGGAGCAGGCTTCGAAAACGGTTCGTTATAA
- the mutM gene encoding DNA-formamidopyrimidine glycosylase — MPELPEVETVKRTLNELVTDKTIAAVTVSLPRIIQRPAEPEQFAGALAGRTIRTVERRGKFLRLILDGLVLVSHLRMEGRYGLYRTGEPVDKHTHVIFHFQDGTELRYKDVRQFGTMHLFEPGEDLMLPPLNKLGLEPLEEEFTPEALRGRLKGKTSKMKPLLLNQSYIAGLGNIYVDEALFQAGIHPEAGVDELKPSDWKKLYASIRSTLERAVEAGGSSVKSYVNGQGDAGSFQHELLVYGRKNEPCRSCGTLITKSVVGGRGTHVCLQCQPLPHSLRIASKQQRLSVIK; from the coding sequence ATGCCGGAATTGCCGGAGGTTGAAACGGTAAAACGCACATTGAATGAGCTTGTGACGGATAAGACGATCGCTGCGGTAACCGTCTCGCTGCCGCGCATTATTCAGCGCCCCGCAGAGCCGGAGCAGTTTGCAGGCGCCCTTGCCGGCCGGACGATCCGGACGGTGGAGCGGCGGGGGAAGTTTTTGCGACTGATACTCGACGGTCTCGTGCTCGTGTCGCATCTTCGAATGGAAGGCCGCTACGGCTTGTACCGAACGGGGGAGCCGGTCGATAAACATACCCATGTCATTTTTCATTTTCAAGACGGGACCGAGCTGCGCTACAAGGATGTCCGCCAGTTCGGCACGATGCATCTGTTCGAGCCCGGAGAGGATCTTATGCTTCCGCCGCTGAACAAGCTCGGACTGGAGCCGCTGGAGGAGGAGTTTACGCCGGAGGCGCTGCGCGGCAGATTGAAGGGCAAGACGTCGAAAATGAAGCCGCTATTGCTGAACCAGTCCTATATCGCCGGACTTGGCAATATATATGTCGATGAAGCGCTGTTTCAGGCGGGCATCCATCCCGAAGCGGGTGTTGACGAGCTTAAGCCTTCCGACTGGAAAAAGCTTTACGCGTCTATTCGCAGCACGCTCGAGCGCGCGGTGGAAGCGGGCGGTTCGTCCGTTAAGTCCTATGTGAACGGTCAAGGCGACGCCGGATCGTTCCAGCACGAGCTGCTGGTTTACGGCCGCAAAAACGAGCCGTGCCGCAGCTGCGGCACGCTCATCACGAAATCGGTCGTCGGCGGACGCGGCACGCATGTTTGTTTGCAATGCCAGCCGCTGCCGCACAGTCTGCGAATCGCTTCAAAGCAGCAACGGTTATCGGTTATCAAGTAG
- a CDS encoding alpha/beta-type small acid-soluble spore protein, whose amino-acid sequence MSQNRSSNQLVVPQANAALDQMKFEVAQELGISIPQDGYYGNMATKDAGSLGGFITRRLVQIAEQSLAGQFK is encoded by the coding sequence ATGAGTCAGAATCGCAGCAGCAACCAACTGGTCGTACCGCAAGCCAATGCGGCGCTGGACCAAATGAAGTTTGAAGTTGCACAAGAACTGGGTATCTCGATCCCACAAGACGGATACTACGGTAATATGGCTACCAAAGACGCAGGCTCCCTCGGGGGGTTCATTACGCGCCGTCTGGTGCAAATCGCTGAGCAATCTCTTGCCGGCCAATTCAAATAA
- the coaE gene encoding dephospho-CoA kinase (Dephospho-CoA kinase (CoaE) performs the final step in coenzyme A biosynthesis.): protein MIIGLTGGIACGKSTVGAMLIELGALLVDADHTAREVVLPGEKALDSIVERFGQAVLNADGTLNRAALGQKVFGAKELLEQLESILHPAIRERMQAKIEEYKRSFPGRLIVADIPLLFETGQDARYEGVMVVYIPREMQIRRLMERNHMPMEEAMRRVDLQMDIEEKKKRADWLIDNSGTREQTRAQVERFWKEMRFS, encoded by the coding sequence ATGATCATCGGATTAACCGGAGGCATCGCTTGCGGAAAAAGCACCGTCGGCGCTATGCTGATTGAGCTCGGAGCGCTGCTCGTGGATGCCGATCATACCGCAAGGGAAGTCGTTTTACCGGGAGAGAAGGCGCTGGATTCGATTGTAGAGCGCTTTGGACAAGCTGTGCTGAATGCGGATGGAACGTTGAACCGGGCTGCGCTCGGACAGAAGGTTTTTGGAGCGAAGGAGCTGCTTGAACAGCTTGAAAGTATCCTCCATCCGGCGATACGCGAGCGGATGCAAGCCAAGATTGAGGAGTATAAGCGGTCATTCCCCGGGCGCTTAATCGTGGCGGACATCCCGCTGTTGTTCGAAACCGGACAGGATGCGCGGTATGAAGGCGTCATGGTTGTATACATACCGCGGGAAATGCAGATCAGACGGCTGATGGAGCGCAATCATATGCCCATGGAGGAAGCCATGCGGCGTGTCGATCTTCAAATGGACATTGAAGAGAAGAAAAAACGGGCCGATTGGCTGATCGACAACAGCGGTACGCGTGAGCAGACGCGAGCGCAAGTAGAGCGGTTTTGGAAAGAAATGAGGTTTTCATGA
- a CDS encoding manganese efflux pump: MLLSHFASLLLLSSAVSVDGFGVGVTYGLRRIRIPVLSVLIIAGCSGLVILISMRIGAWLSEFLAPETAKLFGACVLIGIGSWGLFQLRRGGREPDEADEADEATEAVPEENSFISEENSYVASAAAKTVLKLEIKTLGLVVQILRTPQEADIDRSGTISPSEALLLGSALSLDAFGAGLGAAMVGLEPLVTACAITLSSGLFLLLGLRFGFRFSSWHRIQSLSALPGILLILIGISKLF, translated from the coding sequence ATGCTGCTTTCGCATTTTGCGTCGCTGCTGCTGCTATCGTCTGCCGTCAGCGTTGACGGCTTCGGCGTCGGCGTAACCTACGGATTAAGACGTATTCGTATTCCCGTCCTGTCCGTTCTGATTATTGCCGGCTGTTCGGGACTCGTCATCTTAATCTCGATGCGTATCGGAGCGTGGCTGTCTGAATTTTTGGCGCCGGAAACGGCCAAATTATTCGGGGCATGCGTCCTGATCGGCATCGGCAGCTGGGGGCTGTTCCAGCTTAGGCGGGGTGGCCGAGAGCCTGACGAAGCGGACGAAGCGGACGAAGCTACGGAAGCCGTTCCGGAAGAGAACTCGTTCATTTCGGAAGAGAATTCCTATGTAGCGTCTGCAGCGGCCAAAACAGTTCTTAAACTGGAAATCAAAACGTTGGGTTTGGTTGTTCAAATTTTACGGACGCCCCAGGAAGCCGATATCGACCGCTCGGGGACCATTTCACCATCAGAAGCGCTCCTGCTTGGTTCTGCGCTGTCGCTCGATGCTTTCGGAGCCGGATTGGGAGCGGCAATGGTCGGACTTGAGCCGCTTGTGACGGCATGCGCGATCACTTTATCGAGCGGACTTTTTCTGCTGCTCGGGCTGCGCTTCGGATTTCGGTTTTCAAGCTGGCATCGAATTCAGTCCTTGTCAGCCTTGCCGGGGATATTGCTTATTTTGATCGGCATTTCCAAGCTGTTTTGA
- a CDS encoding lytic transglycosylase domain-containing protein → MSWLLRKRVLLLLLIALVLFLFLKSDWIGRKMYPVKYTEDIKASAGNYKMDPYLIAAIIRVETNYTTGKVSSKGALGIMQLMPETADWIIEKADFTKVSRETLAERADVNIEAGVWYLRSLHEKFDGNSVAAVAAYNAGPGNVNKWISSGVWDGSLESVRNLPFGETRHYVQRVIYYYNKYKQLYPELKGASL, encoded by the coding sequence ATGAGCTGGCTGCTTCGCAAACGGGTACTGCTTCTATTGTTGATCGCGCTTGTGCTTTTTTTATTTCTGAAATCCGATTGGATCGGAAGAAAGATGTATCCGGTCAAATATACGGAGGATATTAAAGCGAGTGCAGGCAATTATAAAATGGATCCTTATTTGATTGCAGCGATCATTCGCGTGGAGACGAATTACACTACCGGCAAAGTGTCCTCGAAGGGGGCGCTCGGCATTATGCAGCTCATGCCTGAAACCGCCGACTGGATTATCGAGAAGGCCGATTTTACGAAAGTAAGCCGTGAAACTCTTGCCGAGCGGGCGGATGTCAATATTGAAGCAGGGGTATGGTATCTTAGATCGCTGCACGAAAAGTTTGACGGCAATTCAGTCGCAGCAGTGGCCGCTTATAATGCAGGGCCGGGAAATGTGAACAAGTGGATCAGCAGCGGGGTCTGGGACGGCAGCCTGGAGTCGGTAAGAAATTTGCCTTTCGGGGAAACGCGGCACTATGTACAACGGGTTATTTACTATTATAATAAGTACAAACAATTATATCCGGAGCTCAAGGGAGCTTCATTATAA